One part of the Actinomyces howellii genome encodes these proteins:
- a CDS encoding adenosine deaminase translates to MRDLSTLPKAHLHLHFTGSMRLDTLVDLAQSERSRLPASFIDGDPLHVPADHRGWFRFQRAYDTARHLVRDEETMRRIVLEAALDDAAEGSRRLEIQVDPTSYAPFVGGITPALEIILDAAAQATVLSGTQVAVVVAASRIRHPLEARTLARLAARYAGDGPGTVVGFGLSNDERAGQTASWGPAFRIARRAGLASLPHAGELLGPGHVRDVVGSLGPTRLGHGVRVSEDPALLDAVVAAGISLEVCPASNVCLGVYREAGDVPLRALLDHGAQVALGADDPLLFRTRLVDQYSIARSLGLDDEALAELARGSIRASLADEESKRVWLAEVDAWLAAPEA, encoded by the coding sequence ATGCGCGACCTGTCGACCCTTCCCAAGGCGCATCTGCACCTGCACTTCACGGGGTCGATGCGTCTGGACACGCTCGTGGACCTCGCCCAGTCCGAGCGCTCGCGCCTGCCCGCGTCCTTCATCGACGGCGATCCGCTGCACGTCCCGGCCGACCACCGGGGCTGGTTCCGCTTCCAGCGGGCCTACGACACCGCCCGTCACCTCGTGCGCGACGAGGAGACGATGCGCCGGATCGTCCTGGAGGCGGCTCTTGACGACGCCGCCGAGGGGTCCCGTCGTCTGGAGATCCAGGTGGACCCGACCTCCTACGCCCCCTTCGTCGGGGGCATCACCCCCGCCCTGGAGATCATTCTCGACGCCGCGGCGCAGGCCACGGTCCTGTCGGGCACGCAGGTGGCGGTCGTCGTCGCCGCCTCGCGGATACGCCACCCCCTCGAGGCCCGGACCCTGGCCCGGCTGGCGGCGCGCTACGCCGGCGACGGCCCCGGCACGGTCGTCGGCTTCGGGCTGAGCAACGACGAGAGGGCCGGGCAGACAGCGTCGTGGGGGCCGGCGTTCAGGATCGCCAGGCGGGCCGGGCTCGCCTCCCTGCCCCACGCCGGCGAGCTGCTCGGGCCCGGGCACGTGCGCGACGTCGTGGGCTCCCTGGGGCCGACCCGTCTGGGCCACGGGGTCCGGGTCAGTGAGGACCCGGCGCTGCTGGACGCGGTGGTCGCCGCGGGGATCAGCCTCGAGGTGTGCCCGGCGTCGAACGTGTGCCTGGGGGTCTACCGGGAGGCCGGTGACGTCCCGCTGCGCGCCCTGCTCGACCACGGTGCCCAGGTGGCGCTCGGGGCCGACGACCCGCTCCTGTTCCGCACCCGGCTCGTCGACCAGTACTCGATCGCCCGGTCCCTGGGCCTGGACGACGAGGCCCTGGCCGAGCTGGCGCGCGGCTCGATCCGGGCGTCGCTGGCCGATGAGGAGTCCAAGCGGGTCTGGCTGGCGGAGGTCGACGCCTGGCTGGCCGCCCCCGAGGCGTGA
- a CDS encoding glycerophosphodiester phosphodiesterase family protein, which yields MRYDHPAAGHSRDQGPEHAQGPAAGGAQPLVHRPRLERAVLAHRGLPSRAPENTMASFLAAADAGATWIETDVDLLGDGTAVLIHDTALDRTTDRSGSIYALEAADLATIDAGSWFDPRFAGERLPLLDTFIDLLSERGLHANIELKPNEQGAARSLLLVDTVARALDALDPACQVLVSSFSQPLLMAFHERHPRYATAVLYEAGTIRPDWLSVAELCGATCIHPQDEGLSEEMVALARGAGYGVNVWTVNSAQRAAELFEWGCTGVFTDVADELLALEGPQR from the coding sequence ATGAGGTACGACCACCCCGCAGCGGGGCACAGCCGGGACCAGGGCCCGGAGCACGCTCAGGGGCCCGCGGCCGGCGGGGCGCAGCCCCTCGTGCACCGACCGAGGCTGGAGCGCGCCGTCCTGGCCCACCGGGGGCTGCCCTCCCGCGCCCCGGAGAACACGATGGCCTCCTTCCTGGCCGCCGCCGACGCGGGCGCCACCTGGATCGAGACCGACGTCGACCTGCTCGGGGACGGCACCGCCGTCCTCATCCACGACACCGCACTGGACCGCACGACCGACCGCTCGGGCTCGATCTACGCCCTGGAGGCGGCCGACCTGGCCACCATCGACGCCGGGTCGTGGTTCGACCCGCGTTTCGCCGGCGAGCGGCTGCCCCTGCTCGACACCTTCATCGACCTGCTGTCCGAGCGCGGCCTGCACGCCAACATCGAGCTCAAGCCCAACGAGCAGGGCGCCGCACGCAGCCTCCTCCTCGTCGACACCGTCGCCCGGGCCCTCGACGCCCTCGACCCGGCCTGCCAGGTCCTCGTGTCCTCCTTCAGCCAGCCCCTGCTCATGGCCTTCCACGAGCGCCACCCCCGCTACGCCACAGCCGTGCTCTACGAGGCGGGGACCATCAGGCCCGACTGGCTGTCGGTGGCCGAGCTGTGCGGGGCCACGTGCATCCACCCCCAGGACGAGGGCCTGAGCGAGGAGATGGTCGCGCTGGCCCGAGGTGCCGGCTACGGGGTCAACGTGTGGACCGTCAACTCCGCCCAGCGCGCAGCCGAGCTCTTCGAGTGGGGCTGCACCGGGGTGTTCACCGACGTCGCCGACGAGCTCCTCGCCCTGGAGGGTCCGCAGCGCTGA
- a CDS encoding DMT family transporter yields MTSPPSCPSSGARPPQRRPAPAAWRELLPGLALLAVALVWGSTFFMTKDLITRVPPLDYLAVRFVVAGVVGALVFARRLARADAATWRAGLVLGAVYAVAQLAQTYGLSIASASVSGFLTALYVVGTPLVAWLLWRVRVGRATVLAVALALAGAAVLGLSGLHVGTGELALLGCATVYSVHVALLSRWSVGRDALALGAIQMISLGAVHTLVALPDGIVAPQGRDWAVMLYLAVAAGLGALVVQSWAQARMDAARAAVIMAMEPVFSASFAVALGGEHLTWRLGVGGSLILVATLLAELAPLVARGRILRSLGAGPEEDRR; encoded by the coding sequence ATGACCAGCCCACCGTCCTGCCCCTCGTCCGGTGCGCGCCCGCCGCAGCGCCGCCCCGCCCCGGCCGCATGGCGTGAGCTGCTGCCCGGCCTGGCCCTCCTCGCGGTCGCCCTCGTGTGGGGATCGACCTTCTTCATGACCAAGGACCTCATCACCAGGGTCCCCCCGCTCGACTACCTCGCCGTGCGCTTCGTCGTCGCCGGGGTCGTCGGCGCCCTCGTCTTCGCACGGCGCCTGGCGCGGGCCGACGCAGCGACGTGGCGCGCCGGCCTCGTGCTCGGGGCCGTCTACGCCGTGGCCCAGCTCGCCCAGACCTACGGGCTGTCGATCGCCTCGGCCTCGGTCTCGGGATTCCTCACCGCCCTCTATGTCGTGGGCACCCCGCTGGTCGCCTGGCTCCTGTGGAGGGTGCGCGTGGGCAGGGCCACGGTCCTGGCCGTCGCCCTGGCCCTGGCAGGTGCGGCGGTTCTCGGCCTGAGCGGCTTGCACGTGGGCACCGGCGAGCTCGCCCTGCTCGGGTGCGCCACCGTCTACTCCGTCCACGTCGCGCTGCTCAGCCGGTGGTCGGTCGGCCGCGACGCCCTGGCCCTGGGGGCCATCCAGATGATCTCCCTGGGCGCTGTCCACACGCTCGTGGCCCTCCCCGACGGGATCGTCGCCCCTCAGGGGCGGGACTGGGCCGTCATGCTCTACCTCGCCGTGGCCGCCGGACTGGGGGCCCTCGTCGTCCAGTCCTGGGCGCAGGCGCGGATGGACGCCGCGCGGGCGGCGGTCATCATGGCCATGGAGCCGGTCTTCTCGGCCTCCTTCGCCGTGGCCCTCGGCGGGGAGCACCTCACGTGGAGGCTGGGGGTGGGCGGCTCCCTCATCCTGGTCGCCACCCTCCTGGCCGAGCTCGCCCCGCTCGTGGCCCGAGGCCGTATCCTGCGCTCACTGGGCGCAGGACCCGAGGAGGACCGCCGATGA
- a CDS encoding phosphotransferase, with amino-acid sequence MSNPMAGHESEEVSLLTGPRAASVLAAALAPAGQQLMSWEVHSVHHRPGAGVSVGYTAVVASAGGRRTTEYLCATTARLSNPQAAGLTRVAPTGGVGPAVHVWRHPADPELPALAVACTPSLLSRRLGVAVKATMVAYRPTRRAVVRVTYPDSSTSYAKVLRPSQYAAFAERHRMLRAAGVPAPEVLRDDPDGLVLLSTGHGVALSSLLSHGMDEAQAARVFHSLTGLLDSLPASALQLSAHPAWSERSRHYAHAASTVLPEHAARARAVSEGVEQLMAATDPGPIVPVHGDFYEANVLMEGEGVASLLDVDSLGPGHRVDDLACLLGHVSVLDHLAPASYPHLRPTLETWTRLASRQVDPVALRARCAGVVLSLVAGARREDGGPWRPDAEGRLARAETWLAQAREIQARRGAH; translated from the coding sequence ATGAGCAACCCGATGGCCGGACACGAGTCCGAGGAGGTCTCGCTCCTGACCGGCCCGCGCGCTGCCTCCGTGCTGGCCGCCGCCCTCGCGCCTGCGGGCCAGCAGCTCATGAGCTGGGAGGTGCACTCGGTCCACCACCGCCCCGGGGCCGGGGTCTCGGTGGGCTACACCGCGGTCGTGGCCTCCGCCGGAGGACGGCGCACGACCGAGTACCTGTGCGCGACGACGGCACGCCTGTCCAACCCGCAGGCCGCCGGGCTGACCCGGGTCGCCCCGACGGGGGGCGTAGGCCCCGCCGTCCACGTCTGGCGCCACCCGGCCGACCCCGAGCTCCCGGCCCTGGCGGTGGCCTGCACGCCCTCGCTGCTCTCCCGGCGCCTCGGGGTGGCGGTCAAGGCGACGATGGTCGCCTACCGGCCCACACGCCGCGCGGTCGTGCGCGTCACCTACCCCGACTCCTCGACCTCCTACGCCAAGGTCCTGCGACCCAGCCAGTACGCCGCCTTCGCCGAGCGCCACCGCATGCTGCGTGCCGCCGGCGTCCCGGCCCCCGAGGTGCTGCGCGACGACCCCGACGGTCTCGTCCTGCTGTCGACCGGGCACGGGGTGGCCCTGTCCTCCCTGCTGTCCCACGGCATGGACGAGGCCCAGGCGGCCCGAGTCTTCCACTCACTGACCGGCCTGCTCGACTCGCTGCCCGCCTCGGCCCTCCAGCTGTCCGCCCACCCCGCCTGGTCCGAGCGCTCGCGGCACTACGCCCACGCGGCCTCGACCGTCCTGCCCGAGCACGCCGCCCGAGCCCGCGCCGTGTCCGAGGGCGTCGAGCAGCTCATGGCCGCGACCGACCCCGGCCCGATCGTCCCCGTCCACGGAGACTTCTACGAGGCCAACGTCCTCATGGAGGGCGAGGGGGTGGCTAGCCTGCTCGACGTCGACTCCCTCGGTCCCGGGCACAGGGTCGACGACCTGGCCTGTCTCCTGGGACACGTGAGCGTCCTGGACCACCTCGCCCCGGCCTCCTACCCCCACCTGCGCCCGACCCTGGAGACGTGGACGCGCCTGGCCTCCCGCCAGGTCGACCCCGTGGCGCTGCGGGCCCGCTGCGCCGGCGTCGTCCTGTCCCTCGTCGCAGGAGCGCGCCGCGAGGACGGGGGGCCCTGGCGCCCCGACGCCGAGGGGCGCCTGGCGCGCGCCGAGACCTGGCTCGCCCAGGCGCGCGAGATCCAGGCCCGCAGGGGCGCGCACTAG
- a CDS encoding alanine/glycine:cation symporter family protein — protein sequence MTPLPTHLLAVSAPPTGLSEVLSSINDFLWGRWLLIVLLLGTGIVLTVRLRGLQLRKLGPALRFALFQRDGGGEADSAAGDISHYQALTTALAATVGVGNIVGVATAIHLGGPGALFWMWVSALFGMAAKYSESFLAVRFRTTDARGQQSGGPQYYLRHAIPGWPGRFLSIFFACAAVLASFGIGCMTQSNAVAAQLQRSFGLDPWVVGLVLALTVGAVLLGGIKAIGKVTAGFVPMMIVFYVTGCLYILLANASGVLPALGEVFTGAFTGSGAVGGFVGSTFVMALQYGAARGLFSNESGMGSAAIAAAAAKTHHPARQGLVSMTQTFIDTIIVVSCTGLVILSTGTWKTSSDPGTMTGDAFSHGLPGSWGHYIVSIAIVFLASSTILGWAYYGERCVVRLVGVRGIMAYRVVFTAVVFVGTVTELTDVWTFSDIANGLMIIPNLLGLLILSGLIARETKAYLEQDPYLRRRGDEFSSVPGQAAVDAAPAAR from the coding sequence ATGACCCCTCTCCCGACGCACCTGCTCGCCGTCTCCGCCCCACCCACCGGCCTGAGCGAGGTGCTGTCCTCGATCAACGACTTCCTGTGGGGACGCTGGCTCCTCATCGTGCTCCTGCTGGGCACCGGCATCGTCCTGACCGTCAGGCTGCGCGGCCTCCAGCTGCGCAAGCTCGGCCCCGCCCTGCGCTTCGCGCTGTTCCAGCGTGACGGGGGCGGTGAGGCCGACTCGGCCGCCGGGGACATCTCCCACTACCAGGCCCTGACGACGGCGCTGGCCGCCACCGTCGGGGTCGGCAACATCGTGGGCGTGGCCACGGCCATCCACCTGGGCGGTCCGGGGGCGCTGTTCTGGATGTGGGTCTCGGCGTTGTTCGGGATGGCCGCGAAGTACTCAGAGTCCTTCCTGGCGGTGCGCTTCCGCACCACCGACGCCCGTGGACAGCAGTCCGGCGGACCGCAGTACTACCTGCGGCACGCGATCCCCGGCTGGCCGGGCAGGTTCCTGTCGATCTTCTTCGCCTGCGCCGCGGTGCTGGCCTCCTTCGGCATCGGCTGCATGACCCAGTCCAACGCCGTGGCCGCCCAGCTCCAGCGCTCCTTCGGACTCGACCCCTGGGTCGTGGGCCTCGTCCTGGCGCTGACCGTGGGTGCCGTGCTCCTGGGCGGCATCAAGGCCATCGGCAAGGTGACGGCGGGCTTCGTGCCGATGATGATCGTCTTCTACGTCACCGGCTGCCTCTACATCCTGCTCGCCAACGCCTCGGGGGTCCTGCCCGCCCTCGGTGAGGTCTTCACCGGGGCCTTCACCGGCTCGGGAGCCGTCGGCGGCTTCGTCGGCTCGACCTTCGTCATGGCCCTCCAGTACGGCGCCGCCCGCGGCCTGTTCTCCAACGAGTCGGGCATGGGCTCGGCGGCTATCGCCGCCGCGGCCGCCAAGACGCACCACCCCGCCCGCCAGGGACTGGTCTCGATGACCCAGACCTTCATCGACACGATCATCGTCGTGTCCTGCACCGGCCTGGTCATCCTGTCCACCGGCACGTGGAAGACCTCGAGCGACCCCGGCACGATGACCGGCGACGCCTTCAGCCACGGGCTTCCCGGCAGCTGGGGCCACTACATCGTGTCCATCGCCATCGTGTTCCTCGCCTCCTCGACGATCCTGGGCTGGGCCTACTACGGGGAGCGCTGCGTCGTCAGGCTCGTGGGAGTGCGGGGGATCATGGCCTACCGGGTCGTCTTCACCGCCGTCGTCTTCGTGGGCACGGTCACCGAGCTGACCGACGTGTGGACCTTCTCGGACATCGCCAACGGCCTCATGATCATCCCCAACCTCCTGGGCCTGCTCATTCTGTCGGGGCTCATCGCCCGGGAGACCAAGGCCTACCTCGAGCAGGACCCCTACCTGCGCCGACGCGGGGACGAGTTCTCCTCCGTGCCCGGGCAGGCCGCCGTCGACGCCGCTCCGGCGGCCCGCTGA
- a CDS encoding pyridoxal phosphate-dependent aminotransferase, translating to MSTAPRSRVSARLAAIAPSATLAVDAKAKALKAAGRPVIGFGAGEPDFPTPDYIVQAAVSAAQDPANHKYSPAKGLPALREAIAAATLRDSGHEVSPDAILVTNGGKQAVFQAFAAVVDPGDEVILPAPYWTTYPEVIALAGGTPVEVFAGADQEYKVTVDQLEAARTDRTKAVLVCSPSNPTGAVYTPEELGAIGRWALEHGVWVITDEIYEHLLYDGAEPAHVLGLVPELADQTVVLNGVAKTYAMTGWRVGWMLGPADVIAAATNFQSHLTSNVANVSQHAALAAVSGDLSAVAAMREAFDRRRRLMVSLLSDIEGLAVPVPRGAFYAYPSVEALIGRSLRGTVIDSSATLAGLVLEHAEVAVVPGEAFGPSGFLRLSYATGDEAITEGVGRLGELLSEVK from the coding sequence GTGAGCACTGCACCCCGGAGCCGAGTCTCCGCCCGTCTAGCCGCCATCGCCCCCTCCGCCACCCTCGCCGTCGACGCCAAGGCCAAGGCCCTCAAGGCCGCCGGACGCCCGGTCATCGGCTTCGGCGCCGGCGAGCCGGACTTCCCGACCCCGGACTACATCGTCCAGGCGGCGGTGTCCGCCGCCCAGGACCCCGCCAACCACAAGTACTCCCCGGCCAAGGGCCTGCCCGCCCTGCGCGAGGCCATCGCGGCTGCCACCCTGCGCGACTCCGGCCACGAGGTCTCCCCCGACGCGATCCTCGTGACCAACGGAGGCAAGCAGGCGGTCTTCCAGGCCTTCGCCGCCGTCGTCGACCCCGGCGACGAGGTGATCCTGCCCGCCCCGTACTGGACTACCTACCCGGAGGTCATCGCCCTTGCCGGCGGCACGCCCGTCGAGGTCTTCGCCGGCGCCGACCAGGAGTACAAGGTGACGGTCGACCAGCTCGAGGCGGCTCGCACCGACCGCACGAAGGCCGTTCTCGTGTGCTCCCCGTCCAACCCCACCGGCGCGGTGTACACCCCTGAGGAGCTCGGCGCGATCGGACGGTGGGCCCTTGAGCACGGCGTGTGGGTCATCACCGACGAGATCTACGAGCACCTGCTCTACGACGGCGCCGAGCCGGCCCACGTCCTCGGCCTCGTCCCCGAGCTGGCCGACCAGACCGTCGTCCTCAACGGCGTGGCCAAGACCTACGCGATGACCGGCTGGCGGGTGGGCTGGATGCTCGGCCCGGCCGACGTCATCGCGGCGGCCACGAACTTCCAGTCGCACCTGACCTCGAACGTCGCCAACGTCTCCCAGCACGCCGCGCTGGCGGCCGTGTCCGGCGACCTGTCGGCGGTGGCCGCGATGCGCGAGGCCTTCGACCGGCGTCGCCGTCTCATGGTCTCCCTCCTGTCGGACATCGAGGGCCTGGCCGTGCCGGTCCCCCGGGGCGCCTTCTACGCCTACCCGAGCGTCGAGGCCCTCATCGGCAGGAGCCTGCGGGGCACGGTCATCGACTCCTCAGCCACCCTGGCCGGGCTCGTGCTCGAGCACGCCGAGGTCGCCGTCGTCCCCGGTGAGGCCTTCGGGCCCTCGGGCTTCCTGCGCCTGTCCTACGCCACCGGCGACGAGGCGATCACCGAGGGCGTGGGACGCCTGGGCGAGCTGCTCTCCGAGGTCAAGTGA